A section of the Deltaproteobacteria bacterium genome encodes:
- a CDS encoding tetratricopeptide repeat protein: MSFLRSIFGGSPEKDLNRAEEHIAAGQWGDARLLLGRLLKKIGKKDAPLLEEVERKLAEVTAHLARSHEAEGDRLYDSGMADEAVERYHLALSLFEEESDRERVEEKLSREAPNSAPPLSVERLFVDENYCPGGQCSSDHEAAVFEGDPKDYFEILVHTLDPDRAEAYRALGEDFALAYAYTNLEDFSKAISCYEKALQAHPDHPILHKEMGRALLFLGESERAVASLRRAWESDPKDLELGYVFASALHEREQGEEALSVLDRLLEAHPDEIGAFLMMGDIHLKAGDMERSLERYRAVLEVDPEFPEIHSRLGEWAVAAGDRKQAIEHFSEAVEYGNNARDMQRLADLHLAEGHDPEIALGLLNNALYLDPENRWTYLLRIGEVYLKKGWKQEGMEILEQVQEKIPEDQEEARLRLEALLTGGANA; encoded by the coding sequence ATGTCGTTTCTGAGATCCATCTTTGGTGGAAGTCCCGAAAAAGATCTGAACCGGGCGGAGGAGCATATTGCCGCCGGGCAATGGGGTGATGCGCGTCTCCTCCTTGGACGTCTTCTTAAAAAGATCGGGAAGAAAGATGCCCCCCTTCTGGAGGAGGTGGAACGAAAACTTGCCGAGGTGACGGCGCATCTGGCCCGAAGTCATGAAGCGGAAGGGGACCGCTTGTACGATTCCGGTATGGCGGATGAAGCTGTTGAACGGTATCATCTGGCGCTCTCCCTCTTCGAGGAGGAGTCGGACCGGGAACGGGTGGAAGAAAAGCTCTCCCGCGAGGCGCCGAACTCCGCACCTCCTTTGTCGGTGGAGCGCCTCTTCGTGGATGAGAACTACTGTCCGGGCGGGCAGTGTTCCTCCGATCATGAGGCGGCCGTTTTCGAGGGGGATCCTAAGGATTATTTCGAGATCCTGGTGCATACTCTGGATCCGGACCGGGCGGAGGCTTACCGTGCCCTGGGAGAGGATTTTGCCCTGGCCTATGCCTACACCAATCTCGAAGATTTTTCGAAGGCAATTTCCTGCTATGAAAAGGCTCTGCAAGCACATCCGGATCATCCGATCCTTCACAAGGAAATGGGACGGGCTCTCCTTTTTCTGGGGGAATCGGAACGGGCTGTTGCGTCTCTCCGCCGGGCCTGGGAGTCCGACCCGAAAGACCTGGAACTGGGGTATGTTTTTGCGTCGGCCCTGCACGAAAGGGAGCAGGGGGAAGAGGCCCTTTCCGTTCTGGATCGTCTCTTGGAGGCCCATCCTGATGAGATCGGCGCCTTTCTCATGATGGGCGACATCCACCTGAAGGCCGGCGACATGGAACGCTCCCTGGAGAGATACCGGGCGGTCCTGGAAGTCGATCCCGAGTTTCCCGAGATTCACAGCCGGTTGGGAGAATGGGCTGTGGCTGCCGGAGACCGCAAACAGGCGATTGAGCATTTTTCGGAGGCGGTGGAATACGGGAACAATGCACGGGATATGCAACGGCTTGCCGATCTTCATCTGGCGGAGGGGCACGATCCGGAGATCGCCTTGGGGCTGTTGAACAACGCTCTCTATCTCGACCCGGAAAACCGGTGGACCTATCTCCTCCGAATCGGGGAGGTCTATCTGAAGAAGGGGTGGAAACAGGAGGGGATGGAGATTCTGGAGCAGGTGCAGGAGAAAATTCCCGAGGATCAGGAGGAGGCAAGGTTACGGCTTGAGGCCCTCCTTACAGGGGGTGCGAATGCCTGA
- a CDS encoding DEAD/DEAH box helicase — translation MNEEIHPDGIFGPGGVLSRKLPGYEFRSQQLKMSETVMEGFRQGRHVLVEAGTGTGKTLAYLVPAVLSGRKVVISTGTKALQEQLFYKDLPLLRDLLGKPFLAAYMKGRSNYLCWNRYHQFKAFPLLIDPGDRERFAALKSWVDKTTTGDVAELSGMQETSSLWKQVNSQREACQGGQCPDLDRCFITVMRRQAARADLVIVNHHLFFADLKIREKGAGEVIPDYEGVIFDEAHLIEEVATHHLGLQVSNYRLEELIRDIRQGLKRMGRARGKKKVEALCEKVEALAKEFFSTFLSGGDRFRMVPEKRTEKQSGRGEDLLHGLHGLQKELRPFVEKQEELASCRRRSEEIHEELKFILDGRDYQQVYWCEIRGKGVFLHASPIDVSKELQEKIFSPADCAVLTSATLTAGGSFDYIKRRLGLSDAVELALPSPFDYASQALLYLPQMKCEPRGSDFDREAAGEIEKILERTRGRAFVLFTSNRNLDAVYQLLQGKMKYRLLKQGEASREELLHDFREDTASVLFATRSFWQGIDVRGEALSCVIVDKLPFAAPQDPVVAARIEAVRKGGGNPFYDYQLPEAAIALKQGFGRLIRSGNDRGVLSILDRRIHTKAYGKYFLKSLARMPLTRKAEEILRFIEPPASRHDDERVSCKGQA, via the coding sequence ATGAACGAAGAGATACATCCTGATGGAATTTTCGGCCCCGGCGGGGTTCTGTCACGAAAGTTGCCGGGGTATGAGTTTCGCTCCCAGCAGTTGAAGATGAGTGAAACGGTGATGGAGGGATTCCGACAGGGACGGCATGTCCTCGTCGAAGCGGGGACCGGGACGGGGAAGACCCTTGCCTATCTGGTCCCGGCTGTCCTTTCCGGCCGGAAGGTGGTGATCTCCACCGGCACCAAGGCATTGCAGGAGCAGCTTTTCTACAAGGATCTTCCTCTCCTCCGGGATCTGCTTGGGAAGCCCTTTCTGGCCGCCTATATGAAAGGGCGCAGTAATTATCTTTGCTGGAATCGTTATCATCAATTCAAGGCGTTTCCTCTTTTGATTGATCCCGGAGACCGGGAACGATTTGCAGCGCTGAAGTCCTGGGTGGACAAGACGACGACCGGTGATGTCGCTGAATTGTCCGGGATGCAGGAGACCTCGTCCCTCTGGAAACAGGTCAATTCACAGCGGGAGGCCTGTCAGGGAGGGCAATGTCCCGATCTGGACCGTTGCTTTATCACGGTGATGCGGCGGCAGGCCGCCCGGGCCGATCTTGTGATTGTCAACCATCATCTCTTTTTTGCCGATCTAAAAATCCGGGAAAAGGGGGCCGGGGAGGTGATCCCCGATTATGAGGGCGTCATCTTTGATGAAGCTCACCTGATCGAGGAGGTGGCGACCCATCATTTAGGTCTTCAGGTCAGCAACTACCGTCTGGAAGAACTGATCCGCGACATCCGGCAGGGATTGAAACGGATGGGACGTGCACGGGGAAAGAAAAAGGTGGAGGCGCTCTGCGAAAAGGTGGAAGCTCTGGCAAAAGAATTCTTTTCCACCTTTCTCAGCGGCGGGGATCGATTCCGTATGGTCCCGGAGAAACGGACGGAAAAGCAGTCCGGCCGGGGAGAAGATCTCCTGCACGGTCTGCATGGACTGCAGAAAGAGCTTCGCCCCTTTGTGGAGAAACAGGAAGAGCTTGCCTCCTGCCGCAGGAGAAGTGAAGAGATCCATGAGGAGTTGAAGTTTATTCTCGATGGCCGGGACTATCAGCAGGTTTACTGGTGCGAGATCCGGGGTAAAGGGGTCTTCCTCCATGCCTCACCTATTGATGTTTCAAAGGAGCTGCAGGAGAAAATCTTCTCTCCCGCCGACTGTGCGGTTCTCACATCGGCCACCTTGACGGCGGGCGGGAGTTTCGACTACATAAAAAGGCGGCTTGGTTTGAGTGACGCGGTGGAGCTTGCACTGCCGTCCCCCTTTGATTATGCCTCTCAGGCTCTTCTTTATCTTCCGCAGATGAAATGTGAGCCGCGGGGGAGTGATTTCGACCGGGAGGCGGCCGGGGAGATTGAAAAAATTCTTGAACGGACGCGGGGGCGCGCCTTTGTCCTCTTTACCAGCAACCGGAACCTCGATGCCGTTTATCAACTTTTGCAAGGGAAAATGAAATACCGGCTGCTCAAACAGGGGGAGGCTTCACGTGAAGAACTGCTTCATGATTTTCGGGAGGACACGGCGTCGGTTCTCTTTGCCACCCGTTCTTTCTGGCAGGGAATCGATGTCCGGGGAGAGGCCCTCTCCTGTGTGATTGTCGACAAACTTCCCTTTGCCGCGCCCCAGGATCCTGTCGTGGCGGCCCGGATCGAAGCCGTGCGAAAAGGAGGCGGAAACCCCTTTTACGACTACCAGCTTCCCGAGGCGGCGATTGCCCTGAAACAGGGGTTCGGCCGGTTGATCCGAAGCGGAAATGACCGGGGCGTCCTCTCCATTCTTGACAGAAGAATCCATACCAAGGCCTATGGGAAGTATTTTCTGAAAAGTCTGGCCCGGATGCCCCTCACCCGGAAAGCCGAAGAGATTCTTCGTTTTATCGAACCTCCCGCCTCCCGGCATGATGACGAACGCGTTTCTTGCAAGGGGCAGGCCTGA
- a CDS encoding YkgJ family cysteine cluster protein: protein MSSCKTKNIRSKSRRRKKNPEQKNVCLECEATCCRDLAVMITRPRTREEIDVLKWQLHFDTVSVFIRNHRWHVLTRGRCIYLSPENLCTIYEERSEICRDHQPPDCERYGEYYDVLIETPDELEAHLARPRKG from the coding sequence ATGTCTTCTTGCAAAACAAAAAATATCCGGAGCAAATCCCGCAGGAGAAAAAAAAATCCGGAACAAAAAAACGTCTGCCTGGAATGTGAGGCGACCTGCTGCCGTGACCTTGCCGTCATGATTACAAGACCAAGGACCCGGGAGGAGATTGATGTCCTGAAATGGCAGCTCCATTTTGATACGGTCAGCGTCTTCATCCGGAACCACCGATGGCATGTCCTGACCAGGGGAAGATGTATCTATCTCTCCCCGGAAAATCTCTGCACGATCTATGAAGAACGCTCCGAGATCTGCCGGGACCACCAGCCCCCCGACTGTGAACGCTACGGCGAATACTACGACGTCCTGATCGAAACCCCGGATGAACTGGAAGCCCACCTGGCCCGCCCCCGGAAAGGGTAG
- a CDS encoding tetratricopeptide repeat protein produces MNGKIGGTLFTLILCLLLVGNGCSKKGSESASDTPKAASERHASTLPTVGDLEQGTKDVQSLIRQGNSDMDAHRYLDAVNAYTRTLEIIPEDVDVRIDMGTCYRKMGKPEKAVQAYRKALSYQPDHPNGLANLGVVLAYDLKDPAGAVKVWEKFLSLYPNHPMAASIRQEVRRIRRIRIGKNTKNKS; encoded by the coding sequence ATGAACGGAAAAATTGGAGGAACTCTTTTTACATTGATCCTTTGCCTTTTGCTGGTCGGGAACGGCTGTAGCAAAAAGGGCTCGGAATCCGCTTCGGACACTCCAAAAGCAGCGTCGGAACGGCACGCATCCACCCTACCGACAGTGGGAGACCTTGAACAAGGCACGAAAGATGTTCAAAGCCTGATCCGGCAGGGAAACAGCGACATGGATGCCCACCGCTACCTGGATGCGGTCAATGCCTATACCCGGACGCTGGAGATCATCCCGGAAGATGTCGATGTCCGAATCGACATGGGAACTTGCTACCGAAAGATGGGAAAACCGGAAAAGGCGGTGCAGGCCTACCGCAAAGCCCTGAGCTATCAGCCGGACCACCCCAACGGACTGGCCAATCTCGGGGTGGTCCTGGCCTACGATCTTAAAGATCCGGCCGGTGCCGTAAAAGTCTGGGAGAAATTTCTCTCTCTTTATCCGAATCACCCCATGGCCGCCTCGATCCGGCAGGAGGTCCGAAGGATCCGAAGGATCCGCATAGGCAAAAACACGAAGAACAAATCGTGA
- a CDS encoding AMIN domain-containing protein, translated as MNRFFKKSRRHLCFCILFLFLLSLHPAGVLAKSAAENSFRKARRDYRHLVHSRKKIRYRDQWERVIREFESVADRYPDSRRADDALYNAGVVTLKLRRRSRAIRDSDRALRIFRRLAENYPKSRYADDAQYFVGEIYRKIKKDPTRAYRAYAKIPAWFPKGDMVSKAKARLAELPRPAGFPRKGSGLSAPVSPAGKSKVAVKPPSPHRGPVHLVGVRHRIGKDYVRVVLDLDGPADFVQHHLTGPERVYLSLRNTRLAPGLNKNPIAVEDKNLKGIRVGQYNSKTARVVLDFTTPRKVSVFSLTSPDRVVLDIAAEGSVLTRLSKFKKETHNPVEGSPSLSEQFGMKIAKVIIDPGHGGKDPGCISRDGLKEKDITLDVGLRLKKLLEKKLGLQVVMTRDRDVYIPLKERTAIANRAKADLFISIHVNAARNRSISGVETWFLDLAASKRAKRIAARENFYASNRMSDLEKILNDLLLNNKTQESSRLAETLQGALVTDLSRDYRGVKNLGVKGAPFVVLVGAHMPSVLSEISFISNPTEEKRLRRGSYREQVAQGLFRGINRYVNSSEYAYSAEPE; from the coding sequence ATGAACAGATTCTTCAAAAAATCGCGCAGACATCTTTGTTTTTGTATCCTCTTCCTTTTTTTACTCTCTCTCCATCCCGCCGGGGTTCTTGCAAAAAGCGCCGCCGAGAATTCCTTCCGAAAAGCGCGACGCGATTACCGGCATCTGGTTCACTCCCGGAAAAAGATCAGGTATCGGGACCAGTGGGAACGTGTCATCCGGGAATTTGAATCCGTGGCCGACCGGTATCCCGATTCCCGTCGTGCCGATGATGCCCTCTACAACGCCGGGGTGGTGACGTTGAAGCTGCGAAGACGTTCCCGTGCCATCCGGGATTCGGACCGGGCCCTGCGGATCTTCCGGCGTCTTGCGGAGAACTATCCGAAGAGCCGTTATGCCGATGATGCCCAGTATTTTGTAGGGGAGATCTACCGGAAGATCAAGAAAGACCCGACACGGGCCTATCGGGCCTATGCCAAGATTCCGGCCTGGTTCCCGAAGGGAGACATGGTGTCGAAGGCGAAGGCCCGTCTTGCAGAACTGCCCCGGCCGGCCGGATTCCCCCGAAAGGGCTCCGGTCTTTCCGCTCCGGTTTCTCCGGCCGGCAAATCGAAGGTGGCGGTCAAACCGCCTTCCCCGCATAGGGGGCCGGTTCATCTTGTCGGGGTCCGTCACCGGATCGGCAAAGACTATGTTCGGGTGGTCCTCGACCTTGATGGCCCTGCTGATTTTGTGCAACACCATCTTACCGGGCCGGAAAGGGTTTATCTGAGTCTGCGCAATACACGCCTGGCCCCTGGTCTGAACAAGAATCCGATTGCCGTGGAGGACAAAAATCTCAAGGGAATACGCGTGGGCCAATACAATTCGAAAACGGCTCGTGTCGTCCTTGATTTTACAACCCCCCGAAAGGTGTCCGTCTTCTCTCTGACCTCTCCCGATCGTGTTGTTCTCGATATCGCGGCCGAGGGTTCCGTTCTGACACGATTGAGCAAATTCAAGAAGGAAACACACAATCCGGTGGAAGGCTCTCCCTCGCTGTCCGAACAGTTCGGGATGAAGATCGCCAAGGTAATTATCGATCCGGGGCACGGCGGGAAGGATCCCGGCTGTATCAGCAGGGACGGTCTGAAGGAAAAGGATATCACGCTTGATGTCGGGCTGCGTCTGAAGAAACTGCTTGAGAAGAAGCTCGGTCTGCAGGTGGTCATGACCCGGGATCGGGATGTCTATATTCCCTTGAAAGAACGGACGGCCATCGCCAACAGGGCAAAGGCGGACCTCTTTATATCGATTCATGTCAATGCGGCCCGGAATCGATCCATCAGCGGCGTTGAGACCTGGTTTCTCGATCTGGCCGCGTCGAAGCGCGCCAAGAGGATCGCCGCTCGGGAAAATTTCTATGCATCAAACCGAATGAGTGATCTGGAGAAGATCCTGAATGATCTTCTGCTCAACAACAAGACCCAGGAGTCGAGCCGCCTGGCAGAGACCCTGCAGGGGGCTCTCGTGACCGACCTCAGCCGGGATTACCGGGGGGTGAAGAACCTGGGTGTCAAGGGCGCTCCATTCGTGGTCCTCGTCGGGGCGCACATGCCGAGTGTTTTGAGTGAGATTTCCTTCATCAGCAATCCCACCGAAGAGAAACGCCTGCGGAGAGGTTCCTACCGGGAACAGGTAGCGCAGGGGCTTTTCCGCGGGATCAATCGCTATGTCAACTCCTCGGAGTATGCCTATTCCGCTGAACCGGAGTAG
- a CDS encoding HAMP domain-containing histidine kinase has protein sequence MYRSGLKNDPGREVRSRDGERTAEAFRKDVSVSPEEEIRELREQVRIRTEFFDTLSHELRTPLTAIKAYTDLLLLYREEKEEIQVEFLRVIADESERMNALINDYLDLSKMENRRSVQLRKEDVDPVEVVDYFLTVFSGAMVRKKIEVLKSYAPDLPYVSADKQRLGQVLSNLIGNAVKFTPEGGKIRAEVKTDPCNRLGCREEKPWVIVSIEDSGPGIPEEARDRVFEKFYQLSSVTKEGTGLGLPIAREIVELHGGEISVETGSLGGCAMVFRLPALSCSGVTSRPRQCLSRRQDRARS, from the coding sequence ATGTACAGGTCAGGTCTGAAAAACGATCCGGGCCGGGAGGTCCGTTCCCGCGATGGAGAGCGGACCGCGGAAGCGTTCCGTAAGGATGTTTCGGTCTCTCCTGAAGAGGAGATCAGGGAACTTCGGGAACAGGTACGGATCCGGACGGAGTTCTTTGATACCCTCTCCCATGAACTGCGTACGCCCCTGACTGCGATTAAGGCCTATACCGACCTTCTCCTTCTCTATCGGGAAGAGAAGGAGGAGATCCAGGTCGAGTTCCTCCGGGTGATTGCCGACGAATCGGAGCGGATGAATGCCCTGATCAATGATTATCTCGATCTGAGTAAGATGGAGAACCGCCGGTCTGTTCAGCTCCGGAAGGAGGACGTCGATCCTGTCGAAGTCGTCGATTATTTTCTGACCGTTTTCAGTGGTGCAATGGTGCGGAAAAAAATCGAGGTTCTGAAAAGCTATGCTCCCGATCTTCCTTATGTCTCGGCCGATAAACAACGGCTGGGACAGGTGTTGTCGAACCTGATCGGCAATGCCGTAAAGTTTACTCCGGAAGGGGGAAAGATTCGGGCCGAGGTGAAAACGGATCCGTGCAATAGGTTAGGATGCCGGGAAGAAAAACCGTGGGTGATCGTGTCGATCGAGGACAGTGGGCCGGGCATTCCGGAAGAGGCCCGGGATCGTGTTTTTGAGAAGTTTTATCAGTTATCCTCCGTCACGAAGGAGGGGACCGGACTGGGCCTTCCCATCGCCCGGGAGATTGTTGAACTTCACGGTGGGGAGATCAGTGTAGAAACGGGGAGCCTCGGTGGTTGTGCCATGGTCTTTCGTCTTCCCGCCCTCTCCTGCTCCGGCGTTACTTCCAGACCCCGGCAATGCCTGTCCCGCAGGCAGGACAGAGCCCGTTCTTGA
- the amrS gene encoding AmmeMemoRadiSam system radical SAM enzyme: protein MKEAMLYRKLDHSVVLCDLCGHRCRIKPGKRGICAVRENRDGMLTSMVYRKLIARSVDPIEKKPLFHFLPGSLSYSIATVGCNFHCRHCQNAEIAQMPHDRNRIFGEEIPPQEIVRQAGEMGCATIAYTYTEPTIFFETAYETARMARRQGIRNVFVSNGYMTEEAIDLIAPYLDAVNIDLKGRESFYRKICGAHFQPVVDSIRRMYERGIWVEVTTLVIPGLNDGEDELRYIADVIAAIDPSIPWHLSAFHPAYRLMDRPPTSAEIIRKARSIGRNRGLQYIFVGNLPGEDGEETLCPGCRKQVIRRSGYRILQNSIKNGLCPACGTGIAGVWK from the coding sequence ATGAAAGAAGCGATGCTCTATCGGAAGCTGGACCATTCCGTTGTCTTGTGTGATCTTTGCGGACACCGTTGCAGGATCAAGCCGGGCAAACGCGGAATCTGCGCTGTGCGGGAGAACCGGGATGGAATGCTCACGTCCATGGTCTACCGGAAGCTCATTGCGCGTTCCGTCGATCCGATCGAAAAGAAACCGCTCTTTCATTTCCTCCCCGGTTCCCTTTCCTATTCCATCGCCACGGTGGGATGCAATTTTCATTGCCGTCATTGCCAGAACGCGGAGATCGCCCAGATGCCTCACGATCGGAACAGAATCTTCGGGGAGGAGATTCCCCCACAGGAGATCGTTCGCCAAGCCGGAGAGATGGGCTGTGCCACCATCGCCTACACCTATACGGAACCGACGATCTTCTTTGAAACCGCGTATGAAACGGCCCGTATGGCACGAAGACAGGGAATCCGGAATGTCTTCGTGAGCAACGGCTACATGACGGAAGAGGCCATCGATTTGATCGCTCCCTACCTGGACGCAGTCAACATCGACCTGAAAGGACGGGAGTCCTTCTACCGGAAAATCTGCGGCGCCCATTTCCAGCCGGTGGTTGACTCAATCCGCCGGATGTATGAACGGGGAATCTGGGTGGAGGTCACCACGCTGGTCATCCCCGGCCTGAACGACGGCGAAGACGAGTTGAGATACATCGCCGATGTTATTGCCGCGATCGATCCCTCTATCCCCTGGCATCTCAGCGCCTTTCATCCGGCCTACCGATTAATGGATCGCCCCCCGACCTCAGCAGAGATCATCCGGAAAGCACGATCCATCGGCAGGAACCGGGGACTACAATATATCTTCGTAGGAAACCTTCCCGGAGAAGATGGGGAAGAAACACTGTGCCCCGGTTGCCGGAAGCAGGTGATCCGTCGTTCCGGCTACCGGATCCTTCAGAACAGCATCAAGAACGGGCTCTGTCCTGCCTGCGGGACAGGCATTGCCGGGGTCTGGAAGTAA
- the rmuC gene encoding DNA recombination protein RmuC: MPDYFFFLLLLLLVGVNSVILVLVFLRGRGARSLQEHRFADLEKNQERIERTFKEEISRNREETGIHAQQSREELSRSVRISGESLLTRMSEIAQLQKNQLDTFANQLAHLTQSSEQKLERLRESLETKFQGLQEENSLKLEQMRATVDEKLHETLEKRLGESFKFVSERLEKVHQGLGEMQTLAAGVGDLKRVLTHVKTRGTWGEIQLGTILEELLTPDQFARNVATKKKGKERVEFAVKLPGKGEDAGHEVWLPLDAKFPREDYDRLLDARERADAAGVEDAAKQLEIRIKKSARDIREKYLDPPYTTDFAIMFLPTEGLYAEVLNRPGLFDTLQRKYRITVTGPTTLSALINSLQMGFRTLAIEKRSSEVWVLLGAVKTEFGKFGYILEKTQKKLQEASNTIEEAARKTRNIGRKLNRVQELPAAETVEQLGELEDEPEEAG, encoded by the coding sequence ATGCCTGATTATTTCTTTTTCCTTTTGCTCCTTCTGCTCGTTGGGGTGAATAGCGTCATCCTGGTCCTGGTTTTCCTCCGGGGGCGCGGGGCACGGTCGTTGCAGGAACATCGCTTTGCCGACCTGGAAAAGAACCAGGAGCGGATTGAACGGACCTTCAAGGAGGAAATTTCCCGGAACCGGGAAGAGACGGGGATCCATGCACAGCAAAGCCGGGAGGAATTGAGCCGTTCCGTTCGTATCTCCGGCGAATCCCTCCTCACCCGGATGTCGGAGATTGCACAACTCCAGAAGAACCAGCTCGATACCTTTGCCAACCAGTTGGCTCATCTGACACAGAGCAGTGAGCAGAAGTTGGAACGATTGCGGGAATCTCTGGAAACGAAGTTTCAGGGGCTGCAGGAAGAAAACAGTCTGAAGCTGGAACAGATGCGGGCGACGGTGGATGAGAAACTCCATGAGACGCTCGAAAAACGTTTGGGGGAGTCCTTTAAGTTTGTGAGTGAACGGCTGGAGAAGGTTCACCAGGGGCTGGGGGAGATGCAGACCCTTGCCGCCGGTGTCGGGGATCTCAAACGAGTTCTGACCCATGTGAAGACCCGGGGGACCTGGGGAGAGATTCAACTCGGGACGATCCTCGAAGAACTCCTGACACCGGATCAGTTTGCACGGAATGTGGCCACGAAGAAGAAAGGCAAGGAACGGGTGGAGTTTGCCGTCAAACTTCCCGGAAAGGGGGAGGACGCAGGCCATGAGGTTTGGCTCCCTCTGGATGCGAAGTTCCCGCGGGAGGATTACGATCGTCTCCTTGATGCTCGGGAGCGGGCCGATGCCGCCGGGGTGGAGGACGCGGCGAAACAGTTGGAGATACGGATCAAGAAGAGCGCCAGGGATATCCGGGAGAAATATCTTGATCCGCCCTATACCACCGATTTTGCAATCATGTTTCTCCCCACGGAGGGGTTGTATGCCGAGGTACTCAATCGTCCCGGTCTTTTTGATACGCTCCAGCGGAAGTACCGGATCACGGTGACCGGTCCCACGACTTTGTCGGCTCTGATCAACAGTCTCCAGATGGGATTCCGTACCCTTGCGATCGAAAAAAGATCCAGTGAGGTTTGGGTACTTCTCGGTGCCGTGAAGACGGAGTTCGGCAAGTTCGGTTATATCCTCGAAAAGACGCAGAAGAAATTGCAGGAGGCAAGCAACACGATCGAGGAGGCGGCACGGAAGACCCGGAATATCGGGCGGAAACTCAACCGCGTGCAGGAGCTGCCGGCCGCGGAGACGGTGGAACAGCTCGGCGAACTTGAAGATGAGCCGGAAGAGGCGGGGTAG
- a CDS encoding sulfurtransferase TusA family protein: MVTKICSEHTLDCREMACSEVLAKLKGTMSEMKQGEVVEVFTTDVCTEYDLPNWVQRKGSELIAQEHVTVFHIRKQ; encoded by the coding sequence ATGGTAACAAAAATCTGTTCCGAACATACCCTCGACTGCAGGGAGATGGCATGCTCTGAGGTACTGGCAAAGCTGAAAGGCACGATGTCCGAGATGAAGCAGGGGGAGGTCGTGGAGGTATTCACCACCGATGTCTGTACCGAATATGATCTTCCGAACTGGGTACAGCGAAAGGGCAGCGAGCTGATTGCACAGGAACATGTGACGGTTTTTCACATTCGGAAGCAGTAA
- the truA gene encoding tRNA pseudouridine(38-40) synthase TruA, with protein MPRNLKLTLEYEGTAYHGWQVQPNGFTIQEVVECVLERLTGVRPKVIASGRTDAGVHAEGQVAHFHADCPISCGKFRKGLNALLPDDIVVREVEEVPLEFHARFSAVGKTYRYVILNRSFPSVFERNRCWLINRPLDTAAMETAGRCLVGRHDFSSFRASDCCAKHPVREIHRLDVVREDDWIRLFISADAFLQHMVRNIVGTLVEVGRGKIPPEKVKEILDARDRRKAGPTAPPGGLFLQSVEYGEGLRRRRGKGEDGAAQDSRCR; from the coding sequence ATGCCACGTAACCTGAAATTGACTCTCGAATATGAGGGGACAGCCTACCACGGCTGGCAGGTTCAGCCGAACGGGTTCACGATCCAGGAAGTTGTGGAGTGCGTCCTCGAACGTCTCACAGGCGTTCGTCCGAAGGTGATTGCTTCGGGACGGACCGACGCCGGGGTTCATGCCGAGGGGCAGGTCGCACACTTCCATGCCGACTGCCCCATCTCATGCGGCAAGTTCCGAAAAGGCTTGAATGCCCTCCTCCCCGATGATATCGTGGTTCGTGAGGTCGAAGAGGTCCCGTTGGAGTTTCATGCACGATTCAGCGCCGTCGGCAAGACATACCGATACGTGATCCTGAACCGTTCCTTTCCGTCCGTCTTCGAGCGTAATCGTTGCTGGCTGATTAACCGGCCCCTGGATACGGCGGCGATGGAAACGGCCGGCAGGTGTCTCGTGGGGAGGCACGATTTCTCTTCGTTCCGGGCTTCCGACTGTTGTGCGAAACACCCCGTGCGTGAGATACATCGGCTGGATGTCGTCCGGGAAGATGATTGGATACGGCTCTTCATCTCCGCCGATGCCTTCCTGCAGCACATGGTGAGGAATATCGTAGGGACCCTGGTGGAAGTGGGGCGGGGGAAGATCCCGCCGGAGAAAGTGAAGGAGATCCTCGATGCGCGGGACAGGAGGAAGGCCGGGCCGACGGCGCCTCCCGGAGGTCTTTTCCTGCAATCGGTGGAATACGGCGAAGGCCTGCGGCGCAGGCGCGGAAAGGGAGAGGATGGAGCCGCGCAGGATTCTCGTTGTCGATGA
- a CDS encoding response regulator — MQPAHETKKSILLVDDEVHVRDGLSEILQQEGFYVETAGDGREALSLSVNKKFDLMITDIKMPEMDGMQLLDEIQKVNPGIRVIMVTAFGDVETYLKSMQLGAHEYINKPVKIQELKRVIATIMDQP, encoded by the coding sequence ATGCAGCCTGCCCACGAAACGAAAAAATCGATCCTGCTTGTGGATGATGAAGTGCATGTCCGTGACGGCTTGTCGGAGATCCTTCAGCAGGAGGGGTTCTATGTGGAAACAGCCGGAGACGGGAGGGAAGCACTCTCCCTCTCGGTAAACAAGAAGTTCGATCTCATGATCACCGATATCAAGATGCCCGAGATGGACGGAATGCAGCTTTTAGATGAAATCCAGAAGGTCAATCCCGGGATACGGGTGATCATGGTGACGGCCTTCGGCGATGTCGAAACCTATCTTAAGTCGATGCAGCTGGGCGCCCACGAATATATCAATAAACCGGTCAAGATTCAGGAGCTGAAACGGGTGATCGCAACGATTATGGATCAGCCCTGA